A genomic region of Janthinobacterium lividum contains the following coding sequences:
- a CDS encoding MOSC domain-containing protein: MAILSDIILYPIKSCAGIHLREAVLTRSGLMSEHVFDREWMLVDAQGRFLTQREYPRMALIVPSIKATTLELRAPGMLRLEIELGLPHPQLAPMLDVQVWDDTVRAYDCDDVTATWFSKAIGVPCRLARFHPDVVRATSTKWTDGVAASTMFADGYPVLIAGAASLADVNDKLRAAGREALPMNRFRPNLVIGDIGAFEEDYADFLQFGATTLKPVKPCSRCPIPSVDQATGVPGPDPLDVMHGYRAKPELDGAICFGMNAIVTEGGDERIVVGQDIGFELAF; this comes from the coding sequence ATGGCTATCCTGTCCGACATCATCCTGTATCCGATCAAATCGTGCGCCGGCATCCATTTGCGCGAGGCCGTCCTGACGCGTTCCGGGCTGATGAGCGAGCACGTGTTCGACCGCGAATGGATGCTGGTAGATGCGCAAGGCCGCTTCCTGACCCAGCGCGAATATCCGCGCATGGCGCTGATCGTGCCATCCATCAAGGCCACGACCCTGGAATTGCGCGCGCCGGGCATGCTGCGCCTGGAAATCGAGCTGGGCTTGCCGCACCCGCAACTGGCACCGATGCTGGACGTGCAAGTGTGGGACGATACCGTGCGCGCCTACGATTGCGACGACGTCACGGCCACGTGGTTTTCCAAGGCCATCGGCGTGCCGTGCCGCCTGGCGCGCTTTCACCCGGACGTGGTGCGCGCCACCAGCACCAAATGGACGGATGGCGTGGCTGCCTCGACCATGTTTGCCGATGGCTATCCCGTGCTGATCGCCGGTGCCGCCTCGCTAGCCGATGTCAATGACAAGCTGCGCGCCGCCGGCCGTGAAGCGCTGCCGATGAACCGTTTCCGTCCCAACCTCGTCATTGGCGACATCGGCGCCTTCGAGGAAGACTACGCGGACTTCCTGCAATTCGGCGCGACCACCTTGAAACCCGTCAAGCCGTGTTCGCGCTGCCCGATCCCGTCGGTGGACCAGGCCACGGGCGTGCCCGGCCCGGACCCGCTCGACGTCATGCATGGCTATCGCGCCAAACCCGAGCTCGACGGCGCCATCTGCTTCGGCATGAACGCCATCGTCACCGAAGGCGGCGATGAGCGTATCGTGGTGGGGCAGGACATCGGTTTCGAACTGGCATTTTAA
- a CDS encoding sensor domain-containing diguanylate cyclase — protein MNQAIPPDPRIASLEAENQALRARMAFLLEQVERNHDIMCRHQAFDLEIVSASTFPELIGTIFRTLPVISDLDGVTLSLLDEDDDIVLVMEKLGVDFSAFPQLLFVHAVAELGFAPPASVAEGEAALPPLPLLGAFDAAVHGPRFPQIDALRSVALVPLLRNKRLIGSLNLASSDVTRFTPALGTDFIKHMASIIAICLENVISNEMLKYIGLTDSLTGVYNRRYIDRRLLEEIARARRQNYCISCMYIDIDHFKLVNDTHGHQGGDEVLREVATRIRTELRRSDALGRFGGEEFVVLLIDADLDSATFVAERIRASIAGTMFDLPGSAQAWVSVSIGVASLEADAALLPIETVAQQLVAHADQALYQAKADGRNKVVSWQAQPG, from the coding sequence ATGAATCAAGCAATACCGCCGGACCCGCGCATTGCCAGCCTCGAAGCCGAAAACCAGGCTTTGCGCGCGCGCATGGCTTTCCTGCTGGAACAGGTCGAGCGCAACCACGACATCATGTGCCGGCACCAGGCGTTCGACCTGGAAATCGTCAGCGCGTCCACCTTTCCCGAATTGATCGGCACCATCTTCCGCACCTTGCCCGTGATTTCCGACCTCGACGGCGTCACCCTCAGCCTGCTCGACGAGGATGACGATATCGTGCTGGTGATGGAAAAGCTGGGCGTCGATTTCAGCGCCTTCCCGCAGTTGCTGTTTGTGCATGCCGTGGCGGAGCTGGGTTTTGCTCCGCCGGCGTCCGTGGCCGAGGGGGAGGCGGCCTTGCCGCCGCTGCCGCTGCTGGGTGCCTTCGACGCGGCCGTGCATGGCCCGCGTTTTCCGCAGATCGACGCTCTGCGCAGCGTGGCGCTGGTGCCCTTGCTGCGCAACAAGCGCCTGATTGGCAGCCTGAACCTGGCCAGCAGCGACGTGACGCGCTTTACGCCCGCGCTGGGCACGGATTTCATCAAGCACATGGCGTCCATCATCGCCATATGCCTGGAAAACGTGATCAGCAATGAAATGCTCAAATACATCGGCTTGACCGATTCCTTGACGGGCGTCTACAACCGGCGCTATATCGACCGCCGGCTGCTGGAGGAAATCGCCCGCGCGCGGCGCCAGAATTATTGCATCTCATGCATGTATATCGACATCGACCATTTCAAATTGGTCAATGACACGCATGGCCACCAGGGCGGCGATGAAGTGCTGCGCGAGGTGGCCACGCGCATCCGCACGGAATTGCGCCGCTCCGATGCGCTGGGCCGTTTCGGCGGCGAGGAATTCGTCGTCCTGCTGATCGACGCCGACCTCGATAGCGCGACCTTTGTTGCCGAACGCATTCGCGCCAGCATCGCCGGCACCATGTTTGACTTGCCGGGCAGCGCGCAAGCGTGGGTCAGCGTGTCGATCGGCGTGGCCAGCCTGGAAGCGGACGCGGCGCTACTCCCCATCGAAACGGTGGCGCAGCAGCTGGTGGCGCACGCTGACCAGGCCCTGTATCAGGCCAAGGCCGATGGTCGCAACAAGGTCGTCAGCTGGCAGGCGCAGCCCGGCTAA
- a CDS encoding monovalent cation:proton antiporter family protein has translation MFSSLELTLMLLGSAVLGVVAFRMLHLPPMLGYLAVGIVIGPHALGLAAENEASHTLAEFGVVFLMFSIGLEFSLPKFLAMRRIVFGLGMAQVVTTIIATVFFGWFVGHYLSAYIHLSWQAAFALGGALAMSSTAIVSKMLTERLELESEHGRKIIGILLFQDLAVVPLLILIPALTRDSDNLAETLAWAGGKALVVLILLLFIGQKLVRGWLTIVAKRRSQELFMLNLLLITLGAAWITERAGLSLALGAFVAGMLISETEFKHQVEEDIKPFRDVLLGLFFITVGMLLNIRVVFENWWLVLLLLCGPVLLKFALIAGLARLFGSSNGVALRTGLGLAQAGEFGFVLLNLAGGIKLMDPFVVQVVLASMVLSMLVAPFLIAKSDAIVMKLAANDWMMQSLALTKIATRTMASQKHVLIAGFGRSGQSLATLLAEEKIEYHALDLDPERVQEAQLAGAHVSYGDAGRRESLVAAGIYRASAVVITYANTPSALKLLHLLNEMAPTLPVIVRSHDDTDLDQLKKAGAAEVVPELMEGSLMLASHALIMMGVPLRRVVHRVQAAREERYASLRGYFHGSSDAGDDAELERLHTVTVNEGAHCVGLPLSTIDVAGCGAFVTAIRRGRGRLDVTPETQLASGDVVVLRGTADAVAKAETLLLK, from the coding sequence ATGTTTTCCTCGCTTGAACTGACCCTGATGTTACTCGGCAGCGCCGTGCTGGGCGTGGTCGCTTTCAGAATGTTGCATTTGCCGCCCATGCTGGGCTACCTGGCCGTCGGCATCGTCATCGGCCCCCACGCGCTGGGCCTGGCGGCGGAAAACGAGGCCAGCCACACCCTGGCCGAATTCGGCGTCGTCTTCCTGATGTTTTCCATCGGGCTCGAGTTTTCCCTGCCCAAGTTCCTCGCCATGCGGCGCATCGTCTTCGGCCTTGGCATGGCGCAGGTGGTCACCACCATCATCGCCACCGTCTTCTTCGGCTGGTTCGTCGGACATTACCTGTCCGCCTACATCCACCTGAGCTGGCAAGCCGCCTTCGCCCTGGGCGGCGCGCTGGCCATGTCGTCGACGGCCATCGTCTCGAAAATGCTCACGGAACGGCTGGAACTCGAAAGCGAACACGGCCGCAAGATCATCGGTATTTTGCTGTTCCAGGACTTGGCCGTCGTGCCCCTGCTGATCCTCATTCCCGCCCTCACGCGCGATTCGGACAACCTGGCCGAAACCCTGGCCTGGGCCGGCGGCAAGGCCCTGGTGGTGCTGATCTTGCTGCTTTTCATCGGCCAGAAGCTGGTGCGCGGCTGGCTGACCATCGTCGCCAAACGCCGCTCGCAAGAGTTATTCATGCTCAACCTGCTCCTGATTACCCTGGGCGCGGCCTGGATCACGGAACGGGCAGGACTGTCGCTGGCCCTGGGAGCGTTTGTTGCTGGCATGCTCATTTCCGAGACGGAATTCAAGCACCAGGTGGAAGAGGATATCAAGCCCTTCCGCGACGTGCTGCTGGGCCTGTTCTTCATCACCGTCGGCATGCTGCTCAATATCCGTGTGGTGTTTGAGAACTGGTGGCTCGTCCTGCTGCTGCTGTGCGGCCCCGTGCTGCTCAAATTCGCCCTGATCGCGGGGCTGGCCCGGCTGTTCGGCTCCAGCAACGGCGTGGCCCTGCGCACGGGGCTGGGACTGGCGCAGGCGGGCGAGTTCGGCTTCGTGCTGCTGAACCTGGCTGGCGGCATCAAGCTGATGGACCCGTTCGTCGTGCAGGTGGTGCTGGCGTCGATGGTGCTGTCGATGCTGGTGGCGCCCTTCCTCATCGCCAAGTCCGACGCCATCGTCATGAAACTGGCGGCCAACGACTGGATGATGCAATCGTTGGCGCTGACCAAGATCGCCACGCGCACCATGGCGTCGCAGAAACACGTGCTGATCGCCGGCTTCGGGCGCAGCGGACAAAGCCTGGCCACCCTGCTAGCGGAAGAAAAGATCGAATACCACGCGCTGGACCTGGACCCGGAACGGGTGCAGGAAGCGCAGCTGGCCGGCGCCCATGTCTCGTATGGCGACGCAGGCCGGCGCGAAAGCCTGGTGGCGGCCGGCATCTACCGGGCCAGCGCCGTGGTGATCACGTATGCGAATACGCCTTCGGCACTGAAGTTATTGCATTTGCTCAACGAAATGGCGCCAACCCTACCCGTCATCGTGCGCAGCCACGACGATACCGACCTCGACCAGCTGAAGAAGGCGGGCGCGGCCGAAGTGGTGCCGGAATTGATGGAAGGCAGCCTGATGCTCGCTTCGCATGCGCTGATCATGATGGGCGTGCCCCTGCGCCGCGTCGTGCACCGGGTGCAGGCGGCGCGCGAAGAACGCTATGCGTCCTTGCGCGGCTATTTCCACGGTTCCAGCGACGCGGGCGACGATGCCGAGCTGGAACGCCTGCATACGGTCACCGTCAACGAGGGCGCGCACTGCGTGGGACTGCCCTTGAGCACGATCGACGTGGCCGGCTGCGGCGCGTTTGTGACCGCCATCCGCCGCGGCCGGGGCCGCCTTGATGTTACCCCCGAGACGCAGCTGGCCAGCGGCGACGTGGTGGTGCTGCGCGGCACGGCCGACGCCGTGGCCAAAGCAGAAACCTTGCTATTGAAATAA
- a CDS encoding KpsF/GutQ family sugar-phosphate isomerase: MSVTHEKTMLKAFDRIDMQATTERAVALARTTLQIESDAIVALHARLATDDSVGRAVAMLLQCKGRVVVSGIGKSGHIARKIAATLASTGTPALFVHPAEAAHGDLGMVTSEDAFIAISYSGESSELMAIMPVVKRMGGVLISMTGKPNSSLAQLADVHLDISVEKEACPLNLAPTASTTVTLALGDALAVALLDLRGFKEEDFARSHPGGALGRRLLTHVHDVMRSGERVPKVPVQASLLQALEEMTKKGMGMTAVVDADNRPVGVFTDGDLRRMFERVQDFTQVAIRDVMHAQPRSIAPERLAVDAVAVMEQFRINQMLVVDADGKLVGALHIHDLTQAKVI, translated from the coding sequence ATGAGTGTAACCCATGAAAAAACAATGCTGAAAGCTTTTGATCGAATTGACATGCAAGCGACGACCGAGCGCGCCGTCGCGCTGGCCCGCACCACCTTGCAGATCGAGTCCGACGCCATCGTTGCGCTGCACGCGCGCCTGGCCACGGACGACAGCGTGGGCCGCGCCGTGGCGATGTTGTTGCAATGCAAAGGAAGAGTCGTCGTCTCCGGCATTGGCAAATCCGGCCATATCGCGCGCAAGATTGCCGCCACCCTCGCTTCCACCGGCACGCCGGCCCTGTTCGTGCATCCGGCCGAAGCGGCCCATGGCGACCTGGGCATGGTCACTTCGGAAGATGCTTTTATTGCCATATCGTACTCCGGCGAATCGTCGGAACTGATGGCCATCATGCCCGTCGTCAAGCGCATGGGTGGCGTGCTGATTTCCATGACGGGCAAGCCGAATTCGAGTCTGGCGCAATTGGCCGACGTGCACCTGGATATTTCTGTTGAGAAAGAAGCCTGTCCGCTGAATCTGGCGCCGACGGCCAGCACCACCGTCACTCTGGCCCTGGGCGACGCGCTGGCCGTGGCCTTGCTCGACTTGCGCGGCTTCAAGGAAGAAGATTTCGCCCGCTCGCACCCGGGCGGCGCCCTGGGCCGTCGCCTGCTCACGCACGTGCATGATGTCATGCGCAGCGGCGAACGCGTGCCGAAAGTACCCGTGCAGGCTTCCTTGCTGCAGGCGCTGGAAGAAATGACGAAAAAAGGCATGGGCATGACGGCCGTCGTCGACGCGGACAACCGTCCCGTGGGCGTGTTTACGGATGGCGACTTGCGCCGCATGTTCGAGCGCGTGCAGGATTTCACGCAAGTGGCGATCCGCGACGTCATGCATGCGCAGCCGCGCAGCATCGCGCCCGAACGCCTGGCCGTGGACGCCGTGGCCGTGATGGAGCAGTTCCGCATCAACCAGATGCTGGTCGTCGATGCCG
- a CDS encoding type II asparaginase — protein sequence MFSRKFHSCAQLMLATLLMGFIAASPARAQQAAVKLPNVVILATGGTIAGSGADSTTTVGYTSATVGVERLIAAVPELKKVANVKGEQVFQIASESMGNSHWLTLAKRINVLLASNDVDGVVVTHGTDTIEETAYFLNLTVKSHKPVVVVGAMRPSTAISADGPINLYNAVMLAGSKEAVGKGVLVALNDQINAAREVTKTNTSTTDTFKSPELGMLGYIQGSKAFFYRQSTRKHTLESEFDISKLDALPQVDIVYGYANMNRVGIDAFIAAGAKGIIHAGVGDGSVAAQMKPALVEARQKGVLIVRSSRVGQGIVARNGEANDDELDSVVSDTLNPQKARILLMLALTKTNSTQEIQRIFYTY from the coding sequence ATGTTTTCACGCAAATTCCATTCTTGTGCACAGCTGATGCTGGCTACCTTGCTGATGGGCTTTATCGCCGCCTCCCCGGCGCGCGCGCAGCAGGCGGCCGTCAAATTGCCGAACGTGGTGATCCTGGCCACGGGCGGCACTATCGCCGGCAGCGGCGCCGACAGCACCACCACCGTTGGCTACACCTCGGCCACCGTGGGCGTCGAGCGCCTGATCGCGGCCGTGCCGGAATTGAAGAAAGTGGCGAATGTGAAAGGCGAGCAAGTGTTCCAGATCGCCAGCGAAAGCATGGGCAACAGCCACTGGCTGACCCTGGCCAAGCGCATCAACGTGCTGCTGGCCTCGAACGATGTCGATGGCGTCGTCGTCACGCACGGTACGGACACGATCGAGGAAACGGCGTACTTCCTGAACCTGACCGTGAAAAGCCACAAACCGGTGGTGGTCGTGGGCGCCATGCGTCCATCGACGGCCATCTCGGCTGACGGCCCCATCAATCTGTACAACGCCGTGATGCTGGCGGGCAGCAAGGAAGCCGTGGGCAAGGGCGTCTTGGTGGCCTTGAACGACCAGATCAACGCCGCGCGCGAAGTGACCAAAACCAACACCTCGACCACCGACACCTTCAAGTCGCCGGAACTGGGCATGCTGGGCTACATCCAGGGCAGCAAGGCCTTCTTTTACCGCCAGTCGACCCGCAAGCACACCTTGGAATCGGAATTTGACATCAGCAAGCTCGATGCTCTGCCACAAGTGGATATCGTCTACGGCTACGCGAACATGAACCGTGTCGGCATCGATGCCTTCATTGCTGCTGGCGCCAAGGGCATCATCCACGCGGGCGTGGGCGATGGCAGCGTGGCCGCGCAAATGAAGCCGGCCCTGGTGGAAGCGCGCCAGAAGGGCGTGCTGATCGTGCGTTCGAGCCGCGTCGGCCAGGGCATCGTGGCGCGCAATGGCGAAGCCAACGACGATGAACTCGACAGTGTCGTATCCGACACCCTGAACCCGCAAAAAGCCCGCATCCTGCTGATGCTGGCCCTGACCAAAACGAATAGCACGCAAGAAATTCAGCGTATCTTCTATACCTATTGA